The following proteins come from a genomic window of Mycolicibacterium rufum:
- a CDS encoding DUF3073 domain-containing protein — translation MGRGRAKAKQTKVARELKYSSPQTDFERLQRELAGGSDDDRLNGDVPSDDRWTDEDDWRP, via the coding sequence ATGGGCCGCGGCCGGGCAAAGGCAAAGCAGACCAAGGTTGCTCGTGAGCTCAAGTACAGCTCACCGCAGACCGACTTCGAGCGGCTCCAGCGCGAGCTAGCCGGCGGGTCCGACGATGACCGTCTCAACGGAGACGTACCGTCGGACGATCGCTGGACGGATGAGGACGACTGGCGGCCGTAG
- a CDS encoding YgfZ/GcvT domain-containing protein — protein MSASTTAIPAPETGPDAGAVWHYGDPLGEQRAAAHGAVVVDRSHRAVLTLTGAERKTWLHTISSQHVSDLPDGAVTENLSLDGQGRVEDHWVQTELDGVTVLDTEPWRGEALLAFLRKMVFWADVVVETADLAVLSLLGPAVSDTPVLEALGVAALPAPGTAVALPDGGFLRSVPGSGGEVDLVVPREQTARWLDRLVAAGVRRAGVWAYEAHRVAARRPRLGVDTDERTIPHEVGWIGSAVHLDKGCYRGQETVARVHNLGKPPRMLVVLHLDGAADRPSAGDAVLAGGRTVGRLGTVVDHVDEGPIALALLKRGVPADTELATGGAVAVSAAIDPDSMPAADVAGAGRLAVDRLRGGAR, from the coding sequence ATGTCTGCGAGCACGACGGCTATTCCCGCCCCGGAGACCGGCCCCGACGCCGGTGCGGTCTGGCACTACGGCGATCCGCTCGGTGAACAGCGGGCGGCGGCGCACGGCGCGGTCGTCGTCGACCGGTCGCATCGCGCGGTGCTCACGTTGACCGGAGCCGAGCGCAAAACCTGGCTGCACACCATCTCCAGCCAGCACGTCAGCGACCTTCCCGACGGCGCGGTCACCGAGAACCTGAGCCTCGACGGGCAGGGGCGAGTCGAAGATCACTGGGTGCAGACCGAACTCGACGGCGTCACGGTCCTCGACACCGAGCCGTGGCGCGGCGAGGCCCTGCTGGCTTTCCTGCGCAAGATGGTGTTCTGGGCCGACGTGGTCGTCGAGACGGCCGACCTAGCGGTGCTGTCGCTGCTCGGCCCGGCGGTGTCCGACACGCCGGTGCTCGAGGCGCTCGGCGTCGCGGCCCTGCCGGCACCGGGCACCGCGGTCGCGCTGCCCGACGGCGGCTTCCTGCGCTCGGTGCCCGGCTCCGGCGGCGAGGTGGACCTCGTCGTACCCCGGGAGCAGACCGCGCGATGGCTGGACCGGTTGGTGGCCGCCGGCGTGCGCCGTGCCGGGGTGTGGGCCTACGAGGCGCACCGGGTGGCGGCACGGCGACCGCGTCTGGGCGTGGACACCGACGAACGCACGATTCCGCACGAGGTCGGCTGGATCGGGTCGGCCGTGCATCTCGATAAGGGCTGCTACCGCGGCCAGGAGACCGTCGCGCGCGTCCACAACCTCGGTAAACCGCCGCGGATGCTGGTGGTGCTGCACCTCGACGGCGCCGCCGACCGACCGTCGGCCGGCGACGCAGTGCTGGCGGGCGGTCGCACGGTGGGCCGGTTGGGCACCGTCGTCGACCACGTCGACGAGGGTCCGATCGCGCTGGCCCTGCTCAAGCGCGGAGTGCCCGCGGACACGGAGCTGGCCACCGGCGGTGCGGTGGCGGTCTCGGCAGCGATCGATCCGGACTCGATGCCGGCGGCCGATGTGGCCGGCGCGGGCCGGCTGGCGGTGGACCGGTTGCGGGGCGGCGCGCGGTGA
- a CDS encoding aminodeoxychorismate lyase — protein sequence MADGLRVVVSLDGQVHDPQAPLLYADDLAAVRGDGIFETLLLRHGRPCLLEAHLARLTHSAKLMDLPEPDLSQWRSAVRVAVDRWVAAGGDEAALRLVYSRGRESDPTGTAYATVSPLPARVADVRRHGVAALTLERGLASDADDGMPWLLAGAKTLSYAVNMAALRHAERQGAGDVVFVSTDGYILEGPRSTVVIAGTSADGRPCLLTPPPWYPILRGTTQQALFEVARNKGYDCDYQALRPADLLAAQGVWLVSSITLAARVHTLDGNPLSPSPLADEFAALVDAAITSDR from the coding sequence ATGGCCGACGGACTCAGGGTGGTGGTCTCGCTCGACGGACAGGTCCATGATCCCCAGGCGCCCCTGCTGTACGCCGACGATCTCGCCGCCGTGCGCGGCGACGGCATCTTCGAGACACTGCTGCTGCGGCACGGTCGCCCGTGCCTGCTCGAGGCGCACCTGGCCCGCCTGACCCATTCCGCGAAGCTGATGGACCTTCCCGAGCCGGATCTGTCGCAGTGGCGTTCGGCGGTCCGCGTCGCCGTCGACCGCTGGGTCGCCGCGGGTGGTGACGAGGCCGCGCTGCGGCTGGTCTACAGCCGCGGTAGGGAGAGCGACCCCACCGGCACGGCGTACGCGACGGTGAGCCCGCTGCCCGCCCGTGTCGCCGACGTCCGGCGCCACGGCGTCGCGGCGCTGACGCTGGAACGGGGCCTGGCCTCGGACGCCGACGACGGGATGCCGTGGCTGCTCGCGGGTGCGAAGACGCTGTCCTACGCCGTCAACATGGCCGCGCTGCGACACGCCGAGCGCCAGGGCGCCGGGGACGTCGTCTTCGTCAGCACCGACGGCTACATCCTCGAGGGTCCCCGCTCGACGGTCGTCATCGCCGGCACCTCCGCCGACGGCCGCCCCTGCCTGCTCACCCCGCCGCCGTGGTACCCGATCCTGCGCGGCACCACGCAGCAGGCACTGTTCGAAGTGGCGCGCAACAAGGGCTACGACTGTGACTACCAAGCCCTGCGGCCCGCCGATCTGCTTGCTGCGCAAGGTGTTTGGCTGGTGTCCAGCATCACGCTGGCGGCGCGCGTGCACACCCTCGACGGCAACCCGCTGTCCCCTTCGCCGTTGGCCGACGAATTCGCCGCCCTGGTCGACGCCGCGATCACCAGTGATCGCTGA
- a CDS encoding FABP family protein, with translation MTSGDDAVAAAAERARETAARNIPAFGDLPLPADTANLREGANLDDRLLALLPLVGVWRGEGEGRGSHGDYRFGQQIVVSHDGADYLNWEARSWRLTDDGDYDGPTLRETGFWRFVSDPTDPGESQAIELLLAHSAGYIELFYGRPLNQSSWELVTDALARSKSGMLVGGAKRLYGIIEGGDLAYVEERVDADGGLVPHLSARLSRFIG, from the coding sequence GTGACGTCTGGCGACGACGCGGTCGCCGCAGCAGCCGAGCGTGCCCGGGAGACCGCCGCCCGCAACATCCCGGCTTTCGGTGACCTGCCCCTGCCGGCTGACACCGCCAACCTGCGCGAGGGCGCGAACCTCGATGACCGTCTCCTCGCCCTGCTGCCGCTGGTCGGCGTCTGGCGCGGCGAAGGCGAGGGCCGCGGCTCGCACGGCGACTACCGCTTCGGCCAGCAGATCGTGGTGTCGCACGACGGCGCCGATTACCTGAATTGGGAAGCGCGGTCGTGGCGGCTGACCGACGACGGCGACTACGACGGTCCTACATTGCGCGAGACCGGCTTCTGGCGGTTCGTCAGTGACCCCACCGACCCCGGCGAGTCGCAGGCCATCGAGCTGCTGCTGGCCCACTCCGCCGGCTACATCGAGTTGTTCTACGGCCGTCCGCTCAACCAGTCGTCCTGGGAGCTGGTCACCGACGCGTTGGCCCGCAGCAAGTCGGGCATGCTCGTCGGGGGCGCCAAACGGCTGTACGGGATCATCGAAGGTGGTGACCTGGCCTACGTCGAGGAGCGGGTCGACGCCGACGGTGGTCTGGTCCCGCATCTGTCCGCCCGGCTGTCCCGGTTCATCGGCTAG
- a CDS encoding DUF732 domain-containing protein, which yields MKITIAVAAAAAFAAVGLVTAPAALADPEGDFLSVIGKGGITWPSEKTQQVIDTGRAVCQDWDNGASFEQEVADLTSVTDWSDYQAGYFIGAATGAFCPEYESKVS from the coding sequence ATGAAGATCACCATCGCTGTCGCCGCCGCCGCGGCGTTCGCCGCCGTTGGCTTGGTCACTGCTCCCGCGGCCCTCGCCGATCCCGAGGGTGATTTCCTCTCGGTGATCGGCAAAGGCGGCATCACGTGGCCCTCGGAGAAGACCCAGCAGGTCATCGACACCGGCCGCGCGGTCTGCCAGGACTGGGACAACGGCGCCTCCTTCGAGCAGGAGGTCGCCGACCTGACCAGCGTCACCGACTGGTCGGATTACCAGGCCGGCTACTTCATCGGGGCTGCCACCGGCGCCTTCTGCCCGGAGTACGAGTCGAAGGTCAGCTGA
- a CDS encoding DUF1416 domain-containing protein, producing the protein MCSAPKQGLTLPASVDLEKETVITGRVVDGSGQAVGGAFVRLLDSSDEFTAEVVASATGDFRFFAAPGTWTLRALSPAGNGDASVAPSGAGIHEVDVKVA; encoded by the coding sequence ATGTGCTCTGCACCCAAGCAAGGACTGACGTTGCCCGCGAGCGTCGACCTGGAGAAGGAGACGGTGATCACCGGTCGCGTCGTCGACGGCTCCGGGCAGGCGGTCGGCGGTGCGTTCGTGCGGCTGCTGGACAGCTCCGACGAGTTCACCGCGGAGGTCGTCGCGTCGGCCACCGGTGACTTCCGGTTCTTTGCCGCACCGGGCACCTGGACGCTGCGCGCGTTGTCCCCGGCCGGGAACGGCGACGCCTCGGTGGCGCCGTCGGGCGCGGGGATCCACGAGGTCGACGTCAAGGTCGCGTGA
- a CDS encoding sulfurtransferase: protein MARSDVLVTVDWAESNLDAPNTVFVEVDEDTSAYDTGHIPGAIKLDWKTDLQDPVKRDFVDAQQFSKLLSERGIGNDDTVILYGGNNNWFAAYAYWYFKLYGHQDVKLLDGGRKKWELDARPLSQDAVSRPQTSYTAKDPDNSIRAFRDEVIAAIGTKNLVDVRSPDEFSGKILAPAHLPQEQSQRAGHVPSAINVPWSKAANEDGTFKSDEDLAKLYAEAGLDGEKETIAYCRIGERSSHTWFVLQELLGHKNVKNYDGSWTEYGSLVGAPIELGS, encoded by the coding sequence ATGGCACGCTCCGACGTCCTGGTCACAGTCGACTGGGCCGAGAGCAATCTCGACGCGCCGAACACCGTCTTCGTCGAGGTCGACGAGGACACCAGCGCGTACGACACCGGGCACATCCCGGGCGCGATCAAGCTGGACTGGAAGACCGATCTGCAGGATCCGGTCAAGCGTGACTTCGTCGACGCCCAGCAGTTCTCGAAGCTGCTCTCCGAGCGCGGCATCGGCAACGACGACACCGTGATCCTCTACGGCGGCAACAACAACTGGTTCGCCGCCTACGCCTACTGGTACTTCAAGCTCTACGGCCACCAGGACGTGAAGCTGCTCGACGGCGGCCGCAAGAAGTGGGAACTCGACGCCCGGCCGCTGTCCCAGGACGCGGTGTCGCGGCCCCAGACCAGCTACACCGCCAAGGACCCGGACAACAGCATCCGCGCGTTCCGCGACGAGGTGATCGCCGCGATCGGCACCAAGAACCTGGTCGACGTGCGCTCCCCCGACGAGTTCAGCGGCAAGATCCTCGCGCCGGCGCACCTGCCGCAGGAGCAGAGCCAGCGTGCGGGTCACGTCCCCAGCGCCATCAACGTTCCGTGGAGCAAGGCCGCCAACGAGGACGGCACCTTCAAGTCGGACGAGGACCTGGCGAAGCTGTACGCCGAGGCCGGTCTGGACGGCGAGAAGGAGACCATCGCCTACTGCCGCATCGGTGAGCGCTCGTCGCACACCTGGTTCGTGCTGCAGGAACTGCTGGGACACAAGAACGTCAAGAACTACGACGGCAGTTGGACGGAATACGGCTCCCTGGTGGGCGCCCCGATCGAGTTGGGAAGTTGA
- a CDS encoding DUF4395 domain-containing protein, translating to MSSTTQTRIPDQVDVRGPRFVAWVTTAVLVVTLLVSASSPAVAAVILGVQTVVFALGAALGPRRHPYGLVFAALVAPRLGPVTDREPAPPLRFAQLVGLVFAALGVVGFAVGPVLLGLVATAFALVAAVLNAAFGLCLGCRLYPLFLRLNPTHS from the coding sequence ATGTCGAGCACCACACAGACCCGTATCCCAGACCAGGTCGACGTCCGTGGTCCGCGCTTCGTCGCCTGGGTCACCACCGCCGTCCTCGTCGTGACGCTGCTGGTGTCGGCGTCGAGCCCGGCGGTCGCGGCGGTGATCCTCGGCGTGCAGACGGTGGTGTTCGCGCTCGGCGCCGCCCTCGGCCCGCGCCGGCACCCGTACGGCCTGGTGTTCGCCGCGCTGGTGGCGCCTCGGCTCGGCCCGGTCACCGACCGCGAGCCGGCCCCGCCGCTGCGTTTCGCCCAGCTCGTCGGCCTCGTGTTCGCCGCCCTCGGTGTCGTCGGCTTCGCCGTCGGGCCCGTGCTGCTGGGTCTCGTCGCCACCGCGTTCGCACTGGTGGCGGCCGTCCTCAACGCGGCGTTCGGGCTCTGCCTGGGCTGCCGTCTCTATCCGTTGTTCCTCCGCCTGAACCCGACTCACTCGTAA
- a CDS encoding Ms5788A family Cys-rich leader peptide: protein MSAVSARVELVLTKRRAVDLCRVAGCCCCCSC, encoded by the coding sequence ATGTCAGCCGTGTCAGCCCGCGTCGAGCTCGTGCTCACCAAGCGCCGCGCAGTCGATCTGTGCCGCGTTGCGGGTTGTTGCTGTTGTTGTAGCTGCTGA
- a CDS encoding thioredoxin family protein — MSSSWIAVIAVLIAAVSVAYFLGKMLTLRAGSLKATDDAPVVDTSELGLSRTGPTVVHFGAVWCGPCAGVRRVVDQVCAELPAVAHVEIDMDANPDAARRLSVLSLPTTFVFDADGRQRYRASGVPTAADLRSALQPLLA; from the coding sequence ATGAGCTCTTCATGGATCGCCGTGATCGCGGTGCTGATCGCCGCCGTCAGCGTGGCCTACTTCCTCGGCAAGATGCTGACGCTGCGCGCGGGCTCGCTGAAGGCGACCGACGATGCGCCCGTCGTGGACACCAGCGAGCTCGGCCTGTCCCGCACCGGGCCGACCGTCGTGCATTTCGGCGCCGTGTGGTGCGGACCGTGCGCCGGCGTACGCCGGGTCGTCGACCAGGTGTGCGCCGAGCTCCCCGCCGTCGCGCACGTGGAGATCGACATGGACGCCAACCCGGATGCGGCGCGGCGCCTTTCGGTGCTCTCGCTGCCCACGACGTTCGTCTTCGACGCCGACGGCCGCCAGCGATACCGGGCCTCGGGTGTACCCACCGCCGCTGACCTGCGGTCGGCCCTGCAGCCACTGTTGGCTTGA
- the lmeA gene encoding mannan chain length control protein LmeA, with translation MGNNVRVRKLVLGAIATTVVVILGAVGADFGAAIYAEYRLARSVRTAANLNWDPSVAILGFPFIAQAMDRRYDEVEIKASGVDHAVVGKASLETTLHSVDLGDSWLVAPDASLPVEKVESRIIIDSTHVGRFMKIPDLLVEAPTRETNDSTGGTTESGISSNRGVVFTGTPRQAGIDERVSIAVDLSVTGPAQTTLKMTATGVLTGPGTADEDVPADKLPAVLAAFSAEMPGQKLPFGIAPTSQGARGSDVIIEGIAEGVTVHLDEFRLS, from the coding sequence GTGGGCAACAATGTCCGGGTGCGCAAGCTCGTCCTCGGTGCCATCGCGACCACGGTCGTGGTGATCCTCGGTGCCGTCGGCGCCGACTTCGGCGCTGCGATCTACGCCGAGTATCGCCTGGCCAGGAGCGTGCGCACCGCGGCGAATCTGAACTGGGACCCGTCGGTGGCCATCCTGGGGTTCCCGTTCATCGCGCAGGCGATGGACAGGCGCTACGACGAGGTGGAGATCAAGGCCAGTGGCGTTGATCACGCCGTGGTCGGCAAGGCGTCGCTGGAAACGACGCTGCACTCGGTGGATCTCGGCGATTCCTGGCTCGTCGCGCCCGACGCGTCGCTGCCTGTCGAGAAGGTGGAGAGCCGGATCATCATCGACTCGACCCACGTCGGACGCTTCATGAAGATCCCCGACCTGCTCGTCGAAGCGCCCACCCGAGAGACCAACGACTCGACCGGCGGCACCACCGAGTCCGGCATCTCCAGCAATCGCGGCGTCGTCTTCACGGGCACGCCGCGGCAGGCCGGCATCGACGAGCGCGTCAGCATCGCCGTCGACCTGTCCGTGACCGGTCCCGCGCAGACGACCCTGAAGATGACCGCGACCGGGGTGCTGACCGGGCCGGGCACCGCCGACGAGGACGTTCCAGCCGACAAGTTGCCCGCCGTGCTGGCCGCCTTCTCCGCCGAGATGCCCGGACAGAAGCTGCCCTTCGGCATCGCGCCCACGAGCCAGGGGGCGCGCGGCTCCGACGTCATCATCGAGGGCATCGCCGAGGGAGTAACCGTCCACCTCGACGAGTTCAGACTGTCATGA
- a CDS encoding winged helix-turn-helix transcriptional regulator: MDLLLLTVDPHPESVLPSLSLLAHNLRTAPTEVSSLLEAGSADVAIVDARTDLAAARGLCRLLGTTGTSVPVVAVVNEGGLVAVNTEWGLDEILLPSTGPAEIDARLRLLIGRRGGAANQENVGKISLGELVIDEGTYTARLRGRPLDLTYKEFELLKYLAQHAGRVFTRAQLLQEVWGYDFFGGTRTVDVHVRRLRAKLGTEYESLIGTVRNVGYKAVRPARGRPAAADTDDLEDDPYDDDVSALDDDVSEALGGTPADALPRQ; this comes from the coding sequence TTGGATCTACTGCTACTGACCGTTGACCCGCATCCGGAATCGGTTCTGCCGTCGTTGTCACTGCTGGCGCACAATCTGCGCACGGCGCCCACCGAGGTGTCGTCGCTGCTCGAGGCCGGATCTGCGGACGTCGCGATCGTCGACGCGCGGACCGACCTGGCCGCCGCGCGCGGCCTCTGCCGCCTGCTGGGCACCACCGGGACCTCGGTGCCTGTGGTGGCCGTCGTCAACGAGGGCGGCCTGGTCGCGGTGAACACCGAGTGGGGCCTGGACGAGATCCTGCTGCCCAGCACCGGCCCCGCCGAGATCGACGCCCGGTTGCGTCTGCTCATCGGCCGCCGCGGCGGCGCGGCCAATCAGGAGAACGTGGGCAAAATCAGCCTGGGCGAACTGGTGATCGACGAGGGCACCTACACGGCACGGCTGCGGGGCCGCCCCCTCGACCTGACATACAAGGAATTCGAGCTGCTGAAGTACCTGGCCCAGCACGCCGGGCGGGTCTTCACCCGCGCCCAACTGCTCCAGGAGGTGTGGGGTTACGACTTCTTCGGCGGCACCCGCACCGTCGACGTCCACGTCCGCCGCCTGCGCGCCAAGCTCGGCACCGAGTACGAGTCGCTGATCGGCACGGTGCGCAACGTCGGCTACAAGGCGGTCCGCCCCGCGCGCGGCAGACCGGCGGCCGCTGACACCGACGATCTCGAGGACGATCCCTACGACGATGACGTCAGCGCGCTCGACGACGACGTCTCCGAGGCGTTGGGCGGCACGCCGGCCGACGCACTGCCGCGTCAGTGA
- the mshD gene encoding mycothiol synthase — translation MTSIGWREQLSDAEQRQVRAVIAAAEAADGIAPVGDQVLRELAHDRTRHLLATEGDDVVGYLDLTPAGDDTPAMAELVVHPAARRRGIGASMIRTGLPEGGADARIWAHGNLEPARATAAGLDLVVVRELLQMRRVLADLPPTPPVSDVRIRTYSGPEDDAELLRVNNAAFAWHPEQGGWTEAEIAERRDEPWFDPAGLFLARDERSGELVGFHWTKTHSDTLGEVYVVGVDPSAQGRGLGAALTLTGLHHLAERLSADGSDAAVMLYVESDNTAAVKTYRRLGFEVVNVDAAYASRTPSNL, via the coding sequence GTGACGTCGATCGGCTGGCGCGAGCAGCTCTCGGATGCCGAGCAGCGGCAGGTCCGTGCGGTGATCGCCGCCGCGGAGGCCGCCGACGGTATCGCCCCGGTCGGTGATCAGGTGTTGCGCGAGCTGGCCCACGACCGCACCCGGCACCTGCTGGCCACCGAGGGTGACGATGTGGTCGGTTATCTCGATCTCACCCCCGCCGGCGACGACACGCCGGCCATGGCGGAGCTTGTGGTGCACCCGGCGGCCCGCCGGCGCGGGATCGGCGCCTCAATGATCCGCACCGGCCTGCCCGAAGGCGGCGCCGACGCCCGGATCTGGGCGCACGGAAATCTCGAACCCGCGCGTGCCACCGCCGCCGGGCTCGATCTCGTCGTCGTCCGCGAGCTGCTGCAGATGCGGCGCGTGCTGGCCGACCTCCCGCCCACACCGCCGGTGAGCGACGTGCGGATCAGGACCTACAGCGGTCCCGAGGACGACGCCGAGTTGCTGCGCGTGAACAACGCCGCGTTCGCCTGGCATCCCGAACAGGGCGGCTGGACCGAGGCCGAGATCGCCGAGCGCCGCGACGAGCCGTGGTTCGACCCCGCCGGGCTGTTTCTGGCGCGCGACGAACGCAGCGGCGAACTCGTCGGATTCCACTGGACCAAAACGCATTCCGACACTCTCGGCGAGGTGTACGTCGTAGGCGTCGACCCGTCCGCGCAGGGCCGCGGGCTGGGTGCGGCGCTGACGCTGACCGGTCTGCACCACCTCGCGGAGCGGCTGTCGGCCGATGGCAGTGACGCCGCGGTGATGCTCTATGTCGAATCGGACAACACCGCCGCGGTGAAGACCTATCGACGGCTGGGTTTCGAGGTCGTCAACGTCGATGCGGCCTACGCCTCCCGTACACCGTCCAACCTGTGA
- the pstS gene encoding phosphate ABC transporter substrate-binding protein PstS, whose product MKLKSIGKTFGTTVSVAAIAAVTLAGCGSDNNSTSGGSTSSAASGSSSAAAADCGGKNSVTAEGSTAQQNAIALFNQVWGQKCQGKNLSYNPTGSGAGREQFIAKNVDFAGSDSALKDAQIADAAKRCGGNPAWHLPLVFGPIAMAYNLEGVDKLVLNADTLAKIFQGQITTWNDPAIAALNSGATLPDTAITPIYRSDSSGTTDNFQKYLKAAAPQSWTKDAGSEFQGGAGEGASKSAGVTQAVQATPGSIGYVEKGFAQQAGLPFAQIDTGAGAVELTDETAGKAIDDATFAAEGNDLVLDLNSLYATKDAGAYPLVLATYEIVCSAGYDAETSAAVKSFLTVSANDGQGGLSSAGYVPLPDKFKERLLTSIQAIK is encoded by the coding sequence GTGAAGCTCAAGAGCATCGGCAAGACGTTCGGCACGACGGTCTCGGTCGCGGCGATCGCCGCGGTGACCCTCGCCGGGTGCGGGAGTGACAACAACTCGACGTCGGGCGGCAGCACCAGCTCCGCGGCCTCGGGCAGCAGCTCCGCAGCGGCCGCCGATTGCGGGGGCAAGAACTCCGTCACCGCCGAGGGCTCGACCGCCCAGCAGAACGCCATCGCCCTGTTCAACCAGGTGTGGGGCCAGAAGTGCCAGGGCAAGAACCTGTCCTACAACCCCACCGGCTCGGGCGCCGGCCGCGAGCAGTTCATCGCCAAGAACGTCGACTTCGCGGGCTCCGACTCCGCCCTCAAGGACGCGCAGATCGCCGACGCCGCCAAGCGCTGCGGTGGCAATCCGGCCTGGCATCTGCCGCTGGTCTTCGGCCCGATCGCGATGGCGTACAACCTCGAGGGCGTCGACAAGCTGGTGCTCAACGCCGACACGCTGGCGAAGATCTTCCAGGGCCAGATCACCACGTGGAACGACCCCGCCATCGCCGCGCTCAACAGCGGTGCGACGCTGCCGGACACCGCGATCACCCCGATCTACCGCTCGGACTCGTCCGGCACCACCGACAACTTCCAGAAGTACCTCAAGGCCGCCGCGCCGCAGTCGTGGACCAAGGACGCCGGCAGCGAGTTCCAGGGCGGCGCCGGCGAGGGCGCCTCGAAGTCGGCGGGCGTCACGCAGGCCGTGCAGGCCACCCCCGGCTCGATCGGCTATGTCGAGAAGGGCTTCGCCCAGCAGGCGGGTCTGCCGTTCGCTCAGATCGACACCGGCGCCGGCGCCGTCGAATTGACCGACGAGACCGCCGGTAAGGCGATCGATGACGCGACATTCGCCGCCGAGGGCAATGACCTGGTGCTCGACCTGAACTCGCTCTACGCGACCAAGGACGCCGGCGCCTACCCGCTGGTGCTCGCGACGTACGAGATCGTGTGCTCCGCCGGCTACGACGCCGAGACCTCGGCCGCGGTCAAGTCGTTCCTGACCGTGTCGGCGAACGACGGCCAGGGCGGCCTGTCCAGCGCCGGCTACGTGCCGCTGCCCGACAAGTTCAAGGAGCGCCTGCTCACCTCGATCCAGGCGATCAAGTAA
- the pstC gene encoding phosphate ABC transporter permease subunit PstC, producing the protein MTFNGIEKGSDGTSVTIPDPAGSGSGEALAAPHPEPTPISTDPSRHGTVRLGDRIFRGLAEGSGVLIVVIIAAIGFFLLWRAVPALARNEENFFLYGGNWITTDTSAMQFGILDLLQVTVFVSVFALLLAMPIALGIAIYLTNYAPKRVAGPLAYMVDLLAAVPSIIYGVWGLYVLAPVIRPVALWLNETLGGWLFLFSTGNASVAGGGTIFTAGIVLGVMILPIITAVTREVFVQTPRGQIEAALALGATRWEVVRTTVLPFGMSGYISGAMLGLGRALGETIALLIILRGTQQAFGWSLFDAGYTFASKIAAAASEFNDQYKAGAYIAAGLVLFVLTFVVNSLARAAVSGKDRSAS; encoded by the coding sequence ATGACGTTCAACGGTATCGAGAAGGGTTCTGACGGGACTTCTGTGACTATCCCCGACCCAGCCGGATCAGGATCGGGTGAGGCGCTGGCCGCACCCCACCCCGAGCCGACGCCGATCTCCACCGACCCGTCCCGACACGGCACGGTGCGTCTCGGTGACCGCATCTTCCGGGGACTGGCCGAGGGCTCGGGCGTCCTCATCGTCGTCATCATCGCCGCGATCGGCTTCTTTCTGCTGTGGCGTGCCGTTCCCGCGCTGGCGCGCAACGAGGAGAACTTCTTCCTCTACGGCGGGAACTGGATCACCACCGACACCTCGGCGATGCAGTTCGGCATCCTGGACCTGCTCCAGGTCACCGTGTTCGTGTCGGTGTTCGCCCTGCTGCTCGCGATGCCCATCGCACTGGGCATCGCGATCTACCTCACCAATTACGCACCCAAACGGGTGGCGGGGCCGCTGGCCTACATGGTGGACCTGTTGGCCGCGGTGCCGTCGATCATCTACGGCGTCTGGGGGCTCTACGTCCTGGCGCCGGTGATCAGACCGGTGGCGCTGTGGCTCAACGAGACCCTCGGCGGGTGGTTGTTCCTGTTCTCCACGGGCAACGCGTCGGTCGCCGGCGGCGGCACGATCTTCACCGCCGGCATCGTACTGGGCGTGATGATCCTGCCGATCATCACCGCGGTCACCCGCGAGGTGTTCGTCCAGACGCCGCGCGGGCAGATCGAGGCCGCGCTGGCGCTGGGCGCCACCCGCTGGGAAGTCGTGCGGACCACGGTGCTGCCGTTCGGCATGTCGGGCTACATCAGCGGCGCGATGCTCGGCCTCGGGCGCGCGCTGGGCGAGACGATCGCGCTGTTGATCATCCTGCGCGGCACCCAGCAGGCGTTCGGCTGGTCGCTGTTCGATGCTGGCTACACGTTCGCCAGCAAGATCGCTGCTGCCGCTTCGGAATTCAACGACCAGTACAAGGCGGGCGCCTACATCGCGGCCGGCCTGGTGCTGTTCGTCCTGACCTTCGTGGTCAACTCGCTGGCCCGGGCCGCGGTGTCGGGAAAGGACCGGTCTGCATCATGA